GCGCTTGGGCGGGCGATCATCGGCGAAAAACCGATCTGCCTGATGGATGAGCCATTGTCCAACCTTGATGCCAAACTGCGCCATGAGATGCGGGTGGAGATCCGTGCGCTACAACGGCAACTCGGTTTCACCATGGTCTATGTCACCCATGATCAGGTTGAAGCTATCACAATGGCGGACCAGGTTGTCCTGTTAAACAAGGGGCAATTGGTTCAGGCCGCAGGCCCGCGCACGCTTTATGATCGGCCGGCCACACCCTTTGCTGCTCGGTTTATCGGCACGCCGCCGATGAACTTGTTCCCGGCAGCGGCCTTTCGAAGATTTCAAAATGCGCCATCGCACAAGTTGGGTGTCCGCCCCGAAGCCATGCGCCGCCAGGCAGGTGGTCCGCTAGAGGCGACGATCCGCACGATCGAATATCTTGGAGCAGACATTCTCGCCGACTGCATCGTTGCAGATACGGCGTTTCAAGTCCGGCTGGCGACCGCAGATCCGGTTACACCCGGTCAGTCCATTGAGCTCGGATTTGAGCCGGATGCCTTGCACGTCTTTGATGCGCAGTCCGGTGCGCGCCGGGATGATCTTGTTTCTGAAATTGGGGCGCAGTTGCGCTCCTGACAATCTACGTGGGCCCGCGTGGAAACCCCGCCCTGTGCGGATGTTCAAACCCTAGGAAGTCCTTAGCCTTAGGAAGAAAACGAATGTTGAAGTCCACTTTCCTAAAGGCCGTTGCTGCAACGGCTTTGACATTCAGCACCTGGGCGTCTGCTCAGGCTGTTGATCTTCAGTTCTATTTCCCGGTTGCTGTTGGCGGTAAAGCTGCTGACACCATTCAAGAGTTGACCGCTGAATACGTCGCTCAAAACCCGGATGTGAACATTGATGCGGTTTACGCAGGTTCCTATCAGGACACCGTTGCCAAGGCGATCACCGCTTCGCGCGGTGGTAACCCGCCTCAACTCAGCGTGATCCTGTCGGTCGACATGTATACGCTGATCGACGAAGACCTCATCGTGCCGTTCGACGATTACCTCACCTCTGAGGAAGACAAGAAATGGCTCGAAGGTTTCTACCCGGCGTTCATGGAAAACAGTCAGACCGGCGGCAAGACCTACGGCATCCCGTTTCAGCGTTCCACGCCGGTGCTTTACTGGAACAAGGAAGCTTTCAAGGAAGCTGGTCTTGACCCGGAAGTTGCACCTGAGACTTGGGAAGAAATGGTCGAGTTCGGCAAGAAGCTGACCAAAAAAGACGCGTCCGGTAACGCGACGCAATGGGGTGTGCGCATCCCGTCTTCCGGTTTCCCGTACTGGCTGTTCCAGGGCCTCGCCATTGCCAATGGCGCAGAGCTTGTGAATGCGGACGGCAACAAAACAAACTTCGATGACCCGAAGGTTGTTGAGGCTCTGCAATACCTCGTTGACCTGAGCACCAAGCACGAAGTGATGGCTCCGGGCATCATTGAGTGGGGCGCGACACCGAAGGCTTTCTTCGAGGGCCAGACAGCCATGATGTGGACCTCCACCGGCAACCTGACCAACGTGCGGGACAATGCGCCGTTTGATTTCGGTGTTGCAATGCTTCCGGCAAAAGTGACACGCGGCGCTCCGACAGGTGGCGGCAACTTCTATCTGTTCAAGGGCGCTTCCGATGAGCAGAACAAGGCCGCCGTCGAGTTTGTTCAGTGGATCACTGCGCCAGAACAGTCTGCAAAGTGGACCATCGCAACCGGGTATGTCGCTCCGCGCGCCGAGACCTGGGAAACCGAAGAGATGAAAGCCTACACGGCTGACTTCGCTCCGGCTCTGGTGGCCCGTGATCAGCTTGAGTTCGCCAAGGCCGAGCTGTCCACATATCAGAACCAGCGCGTCACCGGCATCTTCAACGATGCCCTGGCAGCTGTCATCACTGGCCAGAAAGACGCCGAGATGGCTTTGAAAGAAGCGCAGGCACAATCTGACGAGATCCTGGCGGAATACCGCTAAGGAGGGTCGGGGAGCAGCGCACCGGACCACGGCCCGGTGCGCTGCTTCTCATTTTTGTTGACGCCCTTTCTAGGGTCAGGACCCATTAATTTGGATGATTTGGTAGGGATGAATTTGTTCGGATACGAGGCGCAATGCTGCAGGAAACCGCCCGGTTTTCAAAGGATTGCAACAACGTTGCCGGACAAATTCACTCTATTCCTCCGGAACGCAAAAACGGCTTCGATCCGCTACGTCAAACCGCTCAATCGGGCAGGAAGCCCGCTTATCGCGCGTTTCCTTGCAGCTCATCGCCGTTTGCTGCGCCAATTCAATCAAATTAATAGGTCGTTACCCTAGATCGGGCTGGGAAGAGATCACCGGGTTGTGACGCGCATGCAGACGTTGAGACTGAAACGTGACTGGATCTATGGCTGGCTCTTGTTGTTGCCTGCACTCGTGTTCCTGTTTGCTTTTACGCATATCCCGGCTGTCACGACGCTCTTGAACAGCTTTTTTTCCACGCCGCGTGGCCGTCGCCCGGCGAAGTTCATCGGGCTCGACAACTACGATCGCATGATTAATGACGCGGTCTTCTGGAAAGTGCTCTGGAACAATCTCTGGTTCGCAATTGGCACCATCCCGGTCTCCGTGGCGCTGGCAATTGTCATGGCTCTTTGGGTCAACGACAAGCTCGCCGGCCGAAGCTTTGTCCGCATGGCCTATTTCACACCAACCGTTCTGCCGCTCATTGCCGTGGCAAACATCTGGCTGTTTTTCTATACGCCCGGCTTTGGCCTGTTCGATCAAATCACTGGCTTTCTGTTCGGCTGGCCGGCATCCAACTACCTCGGCAATCCCGAAACAGCTCTCAACGCCATCATCGTGGTGACTGTCTGGAAAGAAGCCGGGTTCTTCATGATCTTTTATCTGGCGGCGCTTCAGGCAATCCCCGTTTCCTTGAAAGAAGCGGCGCAGATTGAAGGGGCGGGGCGCTGGACCATCTTCTGGCGGATCACGTTCCCTCTGTTGATGCCGACGACCCTGTTCGTTTGTGTCAATGCGGTGATCAACTCGTTCCGGCTCGTCGATCACATCTTCATTCTGACTGACGGTGGTCCGGACAATGCCTCGGCGCTGCTGCTCTTCTACATCTATGAGGTTGCCTTCCGGTTCTGGGAGACCGCCTACGGTGCGACACTCACCGTCGCCCTGTTGGTATTGCTGTCGCTCCTTGCCATCGGCCAGTTCTTCTTTTTTGACCGCAAGGTGCATTACAAATGACCCGCGCCTCCGACATGTTTGACCGCTTTTTGAATACATTTGCTGCCTGGGCGCTGGCGCTTCTGTGGATCCTGCCGCTGGCCTACGCCGTCTGGACCGCCATCCATCCATCGGCTTATGAAGCCAACTTCGATTTGTTTGCGCCGCTGACGACGGAGAACTTTGTAAAGGCTTGGGACGCTGCGCCCTTTCATCGCTACTTTCTCAACACCTTCATTCTGGTGTCGATGATCCTGGTGGGTCAATTCTTCCTGTGTACCTTGGCCGCCTTCGCCTTCGCACGGTTCGAATTTCCCGGCCGGAACATATTGTTTGCTTTAGTGTTGCTTCAGTTGCTGGTGATGCCGGACATCCTGATGGTGGAGAACTATCAGACCATGCGGTTGCTGAACCTGGTCGACACCATTCCAGCAATCGCGCTGCCTTACATCGCATCCGGCTTCGGGATCTTCCTGTTACGCCAGACCTTCATGACCATTCCGAAGGAGCTGGACGAGGCAGCCCGGATTGAAGGGGCGTCGGTTCTGGGTGTTCTCTGGAAAGTCTACATTCCGCTCGCAAAACCCACCTATCTTGCTTACGGGCTGGTGTCCGTCAGCCACCACTGGAACAACTTTCTCTGGCCCTTGATTGTAACGAACTCGGTCGAAACACGCCCGGTGACCGTTGGTCTTAGCGTGTTTTCCGCGATCGACAGCGGGATCGAATGGTCGGTGATCAATGCAGCAACGCTCATGACATCCGGGCCTCTTTTGATCGCGTTCCTGCTGTTTCAGCGCCAGTTTGTGCAGAGCTTCATGCGCGCCGGGATCAAGTAA
This window of the Roseibium alexandrii DFL-11 genome carries:
- a CDS encoding ABC transporter ATP-binding protein translates to MTDVNLSSAGKPIVLENISRVWGETVAVDNLSITMPAGSFTALLGPSGCGKSTTLRMIAGLESVSSGSIRIGESDVTHTPSSKRDLSMVFQSYALFPHLSVAENIIFGLKVRRVGRAERDERLRKVADLLGLSQLLERKPGQLSGGQQQRVALGRAIIGEKPICLMDEPLSNLDAKLRHEMRVEIRALQRQLGFTMVYVTHDQVEAITMADQVVLLNKGQLVQAAGPRTLYDRPATPFAARFIGTPPMNLFPAAAFRRFQNAPSHKLGVRPEAMRRQAGGPLEATIRTIEYLGADILADCIVADTAFQVRLATADPVTPGQSIELGFEPDALHVFDAQSGARRDDLVSEIGAQLRS
- a CDS encoding ABC transporter substrate-binding protein, which gives rise to MLKSTFLKAVAATALTFSTWASAQAVDLQFYFPVAVGGKAADTIQELTAEYVAQNPDVNIDAVYAGSYQDTVAKAITASRGGNPPQLSVILSVDMYTLIDEDLIVPFDDYLTSEEDKKWLEGFYPAFMENSQTGGKTYGIPFQRSTPVLYWNKEAFKEAGLDPEVAPETWEEMVEFGKKLTKKDASGNATQWGVRIPSSGFPYWLFQGLAIANGAELVNADGNKTNFDDPKVVEALQYLVDLSTKHEVMAPGIIEWGATPKAFFEGQTAMMWTSTGNLTNVRDNAPFDFGVAMLPAKVTRGAPTGGGNFYLFKGASDEQNKAAVEFVQWITAPEQSAKWTIATGYVAPRAETWETEEMKAYTADFAPALVARDQLEFAKAELSTYQNQRVTGIFNDALAAVITGQKDAEMALKEAQAQSDEILAEYR
- a CDS encoding carbohydrate ABC transporter permease; translated protein: MQTLRLKRDWIYGWLLLLPALVFLFAFTHIPAVTTLLNSFFSTPRGRRPAKFIGLDNYDRMINDAVFWKVLWNNLWFAIGTIPVSVALAIVMALWVNDKLAGRSFVRMAYFTPTVLPLIAVANIWLFFYTPGFGLFDQITGFLFGWPASNYLGNPETALNAIIVVTVWKEAGFFMIFYLAALQAIPVSLKEAAQIEGAGRWTIFWRITFPLLMPTTLFVCVNAVINSFRLVDHIFILTDGGPDNASALLLFYIYEVAFRFWETAYGATLTVALLVLLSLLAIGQFFFFDRKVHYK
- a CDS encoding carbohydrate ABC transporter permease; translated protein: MTRASDMFDRFLNTFAAWALALLWILPLAYAVWTAIHPSAYEANFDLFAPLTTENFVKAWDAAPFHRYFLNTFILVSMILVGQFFLCTLAAFAFARFEFPGRNILFALVLLQLLVMPDILMVENYQTMRLLNLVDTIPAIALPYIASGFGIFLLRQTFMTIPKELDEAARIEGASVLGVLWKVYIPLAKPTYLAYGLVSVSHHWNNFLWPLIVTNSVETRPVTVGLSVFSAIDSGIEWSVINAATLMTSGPLLIAFLLFQRQFVQSFMRAGIK